The following coding sequences are from one Lycium ferocissimum isolate CSIRO_LF1 chromosome 3, AGI_CSIRO_Lferr_CH_V1, whole genome shotgun sequence window:
- the LOC132048861 gene encoding uncharacterized protein LOC132048861 has product MTTLSVAMDAIAPPCTFKCVHVNGKLIFFPSPAVMECGFSYTEGKGPEDDNLKGSNPSSDAQKSHQKPLDWREFRASLYIQELQAANAVSDTRKQEGTSFGPKALPLKWAHPISAPENGCVLVATEKLDGIRTFERTVVLLLRSGTKHPQEGPFGVVINRPLGKKIKHMKPTNLDLATTFADCSLHFGGPLEASMFLLRSGAGSELPRFEEVVPGVCFGARNSLEEASALVNKGVLKPQDFRFFVGYAGWQLDQLREEIESGYWYVASCSANLIFAGSQTSSSESLWGEILQLMGGQYSEVSRKPKQDI; this is encoded by the exons ATGACGACTTTATCAGTTGCAATGGATGCAATTGCACCACCTTGCACTTTTAAGTGTGTACATGTCAATGGAAAACTGATATTTTTTCCTTCTCCTGCAGTGATGG AATGTGGATTCTCTTATACTGAAGGGAAGGGCCCAGAAGACGATAACCTAAAAGGGAGCAACCCATCTTCTGATGCTCAGAAATCTCATCAGAAGCCCTTGGACTGGAGGGAATTCCGAGCATCTCTCTACATTCAGGAGCTG CAGGCGGCAAATGCAGTCTCTGACACTCGCAAGCAAGAGGGAACAAGTTTTGGTCCGAAAGCTCTTCCCTTGAAGTGGGCACATCCAATTTCAGCACCTGAGAATGGCTGTGTTCTTGTTGCCACTGAAAAGCTCGATGGAATTCGTACTTTTGAAAGAACGGTAGTTCTCCTCCTCAGATCTGGAACCAAGCACCCACAAGAGGGTCCATTTGGTGTAGTCATAAACCGGCCACTAGGCAAAAAGATCAAACACATGAAACCCACAAATCTCGACCTGGCAACAACCTTTGCTGATTGTTCCTTGCACTTCGGTGGGCCCCTTGAGGCAAGTATGTTTTTACTAAGATCAGGGGCTGGTTCAGAGCTACCTAGGTTCGAAGAGGTGGTTCCTGGTGTGTGCTTTGGTGCTCGAAACAGTTTGGAAGAAGCATCTGCATTGGTAAACAAAGGGGTGCTTAAACCTCAAGATTTCAGATTCTTTGTTGGCTATGCAGGATGGCAGCTTGACCAGTTGAGGGAAGAGATTGAATCCGGCTATTGGTACGTTGCCTCATGTAGCGCAAATCTGATTTTTGCAGGTTCACAAACTTCGTCATCAGAGAGTTTGTGGGGAGAGATATTACAGTTGATGGGTGGTCAGTATTCGGAAGTAAGTCGGAAGCCTAAGCAAGACATATAA